The genomic stretch CGACAAAGTTCCAGAAGAGTGGCCGCTTCGGATGAAATCGCTCGCAACTGAATGGCGCCATCGTGCTTGGCAATCTCTTGCATGCAGACCAATAATCCGTCCAACCCCGCACAATCCATCTCCGTCACGCGAGAAAGGTCCACAATTACCAGAGGGGGCTCGCCTGTAAGTTTCGTTTTCAACTCACGTATCAGCTTCTTTGCTTCGTTTGATCCAAGACATTTCGGCAGGGTCAAAATGATCACGAACGGAGCATCCGTGTCACCGTCCGTATCGACTGTGCGTGATCCTGCTGAAGGAATCGGGTCGGTGGCTTGATACGAGTCACGATCTCCCTTTTTTCTTCTCGAGTTTTGGTTGCTTGATGACTGCGTAGTGAAAGGTCCCGCGGATTGAGGTTGAGCAGCGGGGACAGAGATTATCGGACTTGAAACAATCGACAAACGTCCTCCTATTCTGTTTCTGTTGCCAGCATTGACACAACGCAAATTCCCAACTCAACCCCACTCGGCCGGCCAAAATCTATACAGGACTTTTCCGGGGACTCAGTTAACCGAGTCATGCCGCAGGGCGATTGCCTCACGCAACATTCCTTGCGTCATCTTGCATCAGCAGTCGAAAACGTGCTCCGGCTGACTCGGTCCTAATGGCGCTGATCAAGGCAAAATGGATCACGGATGAACAGTTCGGGCAGGCCGGAAAGGTATTACCCTTCAGGAGTCTGATGTCTCGAATCGGGTGGTCAGTGTGGAAAACTCGATAAAGCCCGCTTCTCGGGACCTCTTCATTGGTCTTGAAAGTGGCGTGGTTTCCCATACTCAGAAGCATATCGCTGCCACCCTCCAGCGTCTGATCAGTTTTGCTCAACGCCTCTCACTGGAGAAGAGAGTGGTCACTCTTGCACAGCATGATGGCCTTCCCAACGGCTAAGCTGAATTCACGGTCAACCAGCGACGTCACAGGCGGAACGCGGAGCATGAACAAACCACACCTTAAGATCACGCAAAACGACAAATCGGGACTGCATGGCAGGTGCTCTAGTTGCGACACGGACTTTGGTTCCGGCGGGCCTGGGCTGGCAAGAAATCCGGGAGCAGCAATGAAAACCATGCAACGGCAGTTTGACAAACATGTTCACCAAGTACATGTGGCCGAGGAACCAGTTGACGTCCTGCAGGGAGCGCAAAACAAGGACACAGCGGACTAATTGCTTCACTCCTCGAACGTCAGAGGCAGAGTTCCTCCAATCGCAGAAAGTTGGATCTCACCCTAATCCGGATGGGCTGCATTATGGCGTACATGATCCCCTATTACCAGTCCGGCCTCTTAATTAAGTTTCGCTGCACCGATTGCGACTGGACGTACTGCGTCCACAGTCCCAGTTCGGCCAGGGTCTCGCGCGAAGAAGAGGAAACAGCGAAGGAACACTACGGGGCTCACCGCTGCTCCGAGTTCTCAGGCAAAACAACGAAGAGGTAGCTGAGCAGATTTTCTGGAACGAGACGAGAACATTGGTTCCAGATGACTCCAGTTTAGCTTTTGGTCTTGGCTTTTGACTTGTGTGTGCGTGCTTCCTTACTGCCGGGTCGGCCCACGTGCTTCGGAATTCCCGTGATAAGGCCTTGATAATCCGTGAGGCGGTCGCCCATGAGGACCAAACCCTTGGAAGTGATCTCGTATTCGCGGATGTCCTTACTATGCTTGCCACCGCGCATCTTGATAACGACCATAATCTTGCGAAGCTGGCCATCGATACATACGTATCGAAGCCGGATAATGTCATCGGTGAGAAAGGAAATCGAGTAGGTACTGAATGGGAATTCCGTGAACGACTCGTTCACCTCAACCGTGCTTAGAATGGTCACGCCGATTCCCGTCAGTGCGGTGATCATCCGGTAGAGCGACTCGCGAAAGTCCGCGCGGAAGCCAGGGGCTAGCGCCATCTCAAAGCCCGCTAGCGAATCAATCACCAGGCGCTTAGCGCCAATCTTGCGAACTGCGGCGAGAATCTCGTGCATGGTTTCATCCACCGAGAGATCCAGTGGCCGCAAGTAGAGGATTTCGAGTTTCTTCTCGCGTCGCGGCGTTTTCAGATCCAGGCCAAAGCTGCTGGCGCGCTCCGCATATTCTTGCGGTCGTTCTTCAAACACCACCACAACTCCCGGATCGCCCTGACGAATACCTTCAGCAACGAATTGGGTTGCCAAGACTGATTTCCCCGTCCCCGAGGCCCCAGCCACAAGGATGCTGTCTCCCTCCGGAATGCCTCCGCCGAGCATCTTGTCCAATTCCGGAATGCCGATGGAGAGGCGTCGTGTGCTGGGAATCTTTCTTGTTTGTCCGGCTAGCCCAAGAGTACGCGAGAAGGCTTGCAGCCCAGCATTGGTAATACGGAAGGTGTGCAGTCCGGGCACGGACGCCTGCCCGCGTAGTTTCATGATCTGGAGTTTCCGCACAATCGAGCTTCGCTCCGACGTTTGGTATAGCCAAAAGAGGCCATCGGATACCGTGAACACGGGATTGTCTCGGATCTCCCCTTCGACATATTCTCCGACCAGAAAAGTCGTAGCTTGCCAACTCGTCAGGAGCAGGGCTAGCCGTTGAATGAAAGCCTGCAGCTCCACTTCGGTTGTACCGCCGAGCGCCTTCCGCACCACAGTCCGAAAGGAGTCCACGACCACAATACCGGGATTTGCCTTCTCAACCTGTTTCGCAATCTCCTCCAGCACCGCGTCTAAGTCCTTCTCCAACACGACCTGGCTCAGGTTGATAAAGTGAACAGCAGTGCTTAACTTCGCCTGGTCGAAGAATGTGTATTGTTGCTGGTATCGCAGCATTTTGAGAGCGGGTTCGCCGAGGATGGTGAAGTAGAGCGCGGGACGTTCCGGAGTGGCGTTGGCGAACACGATTTGGTGCGCCAGTGTCGTCTTGCCGCTCCCTGGTGCCCCCGCGATGATATTGAAGGAAAACTCCGGGAGGCCGCCGCCCAGGATTTCATCCAGGCCCGGTACCCCGGTCGGCAGTTTTTGTATGATTACTCTATCGTGTGCGCTCACGCTTTCCTCTCTTCTCGGAAACACGGCCGTCGAAGGCGGCCTCCGGCCATACATCCTGAACCAATCGGATCGTTAAACCCTCGCCAATGAAAGTCAGGAGCAGCCCGACCAACTGGGCAATGAGAATGACCCCTCCTTCCCTGGCATGTTCCTTGTCAGTCTGCGACACAAGCTCATCGAGACCCCTTAGCGAGCCATCCGCTGCTACTTGTACTGCGCTCAGACTGGGAACTTCTGCCCTGGCCAGCGTCAGAGCACGGGAAAGGAGCGAGCGAAAACCGGCAACTCCCGCGAGTGTAATCAGAGGGCCGCGCAGCTTCGCACAAACACGAGAAGCGGCAGACTCCGACGGCGCGGAGTTCTCGTCCCCAACGGCTTCGTATGCAAGAAGGCGCTGGGCCAAATTTCGTGATTCCTGAAGACTCACGATTTCTTTTTCCATGCAGGATAAATTCTAGACTCAGTTTTCTATACTCAGTTCGGCTTGGGGCTTTTGATTGCAGCCACGACCGCCAAGACCGTCGCCGAGTTTAGGACGTTTCCAGAAATAGTCTTCAGTGCTTCTGTGACGGGGGGATATTGCTCCGCCAGCTCCTCCAGACGCGCACTGACGCCGTGGAGATCATCCACTTCGTGGAGGATCGATTCAAAGCCCACAGGTACGCCGCTATTCGGGAGGAACCTAAAGTCTGGAAGAATCTCAGATGTTACCAGCTGCAAGGTAATCGCTTCGCCGACAACTC from Terriglobales bacterium encodes the following:
- a CDS encoding ATPase domain-containing protein — protein: MSAHDRVIIQKLPTGVPGLDEILGGGLPEFSFNIIAGAPGSGKTTLAHQIVFANATPERPALYFTILGEPALKMLRYQQQYTFFDQAKLSTAVHFINLSQVVLEKDLDAVLEEIAKQVEKANPGIVVVDSFRTVVRKALGGTTEVELQAFIQRLALLLTSWQATTFLVGEYVEGEIRDNPVFTVSDGLFWLYQTSERSSIVRKLQIMKLRGQASVPGLHTFRITNAGLQAFSRTLGLAGQTRKIPSTRRLSIGIPELDKMLGGGIPEGDSILVAGASGTGKSVLATQFVAEGIRQGDPGVVVVFEERPQEYAERASSFGLDLKTPRREKKLEILYLRPLDLSVDETMHEILAAVRKIGAKRLVIDSLAGFEMALAPGFRADFRESLYRMITALTGIGVTILSTVEVNESFTEFPFSTYSISFLTDDIIRLRYVCIDGQLRKIMVVIKMRGGKHSKDIREYEITSKGLVLMGDRLTDYQGLITGIPKHVGRPGSKEARTHKSKAKTKS